ACTGAGCGAGATCGAAAGTTCGAGCCGGCTTTTCAGCGAAGCCGGGGCGCTCTATCTCAGCACGCCGATCGTATTCCGCGCCGACGCCAACGATCCGCGCACCACGCCGGTCGGGTTCGTGCTGACGCGCGAGCGGTTGATCACGGTGCGGTTCCAGGCGCTGACGGCCTTGAGCACCTACGTCGAGCATTCGGCGAAAGCCACCGCCGCGAGCCGCACCAGCACGATGATCTTCGTCGGCCTGCTCGACGCGATCGTCGATCGGATGGCCGACGTGCTGGAGCTGGTGGCGGCGGCGCTCGACAGCGTAGCTCAGCGGATTTTTCGCAACGAAGTCAGCACGGCGACCAGCAATCATTCGCCGTCGCGCGAAGGTGCGAGCCTCCGCGAAATCCTGCGCCGGATCGGACGCAACGCCGATCTCACTTCCAAGATTCGCGACAGCCTGCTCGGGATCGGGCGAATCGCGCCGTATGTGATGGGCGCCGGCGCCGACTGGATTCCCGCCGAAGCAAGCCAGCGGCTCCGCACGATTCGGCGCGACGTCGCCTCGCTCAGCGACTACGACGGTCATCTCAACAACAAGGTGCAGTTGCTGCTCGACGCCACCCTGGGGCTGATCAACATCGAGCAGAACAACATCATCAAGGTGCTCACGGTCGTGTCGGTGGTGGGAGTGCCGCCGACGTTAGTCGCGAGCATCTACGGGATGAACTTCAAGTTCATCCCTGAATATGGCTGGTCGTGGGGATATCCGTATGGGCTGGCGCTGATCGCGCTGAGCGCGATCGTCCCGTTGATATGGTTCAAGGTCCGCGGCTGGCTGTGAGAGATCATTTTGCCTTGGCCGCAGCAGTCAGTACACCGGCGTCACCATCACTGACCGCATTTCCATCGAGCTAGCTGGCTTGACAAGCGCGGGGGGATTAACGATATTGAGAATTATTCTCAATTACGAATTGCCAGCCGGGTCGAAAAACAGAATGCCCTCAATCGTGCGTGCTCCAACGATGAAATGGCCGCTGCTTATCGCGGCGATGCTGATCCTGACCGCTGCCCGCAATGCCGCGGCGCAGGTCGACCCGTGGGAGTTCGAAGTTTACCCGTATCGGACGCTCGGTCGCGGGATGGTCGAGCTCGAGACCGACAACGCGGTCGTCGCCAACGGCCACAGCCAGCCCGATAACGGCACCGCGCCGGGTGCGACGAAGAGCCAGGACTATTGGTACAACCAGTACGAGCTGACGTATGGGCTGACGGATCGAATCGAGGCAGCGGCCTACGTCAATGTCGGATTGGGCTCCGGCCAGGGACTCAAATACGCCGGCTCGAAGTATCGCTTGCGCGGCAGGTTCTTCGACGAAGGCGTGCTGCCGGTGAATCTCGGCTGGTACATCGAGCTCGAATGGCATCAATTGCAATTCGACGAGAGCGAGCTCGAGCTGGAACTGCGCCCGATCATCGAGAAGGATATCGGCCGCTTCTCGTTCGTCGCCAATCCCAAGTTCGAGAAACCAATTTTTACCGGCCCCGAAAAAAACAAGGGCTTCGAGTTCGGCTACGCCTGCGGCGCCTACTATCGCTGGATGCGGCGGATTTCTCCCGGCGTCGAATTTTACGGCGGAATCGGGCATATCGACGATAGCGATCCGATCGCCGAGCAGCAGCACTACATCTTTCCGGTGGTGTGGGGCGAGTTGCCGCGCGGAATCGAGTACAGCGTCGGTCCGGGCTTCGGATTGACGCCGGGCTCCGATCACGTGCTGATCAAAATCAACTTCGCGCTCGAGCGCTTCGTCGGCGCGCTATTCGGACCCCCGGCGGAGAACGGATGGTTCTTCTAGCTTTGCAGAAGCTGCCAGAAAACGCGGTTAAATCAGGCTCAATTGGCGCGGCGGGTCCGCATGGATCGGCGGTTGCGGACCGTCGGGTTCGTGCGTGATCGGAAATCCGTAGCGGCGCCGAATCCGATCGAAAATCCTGCGCATCCGATCGTCGTACGCCTGCGGTACGTACTCGGCGTGGCCGTAAAACATGTCGACACGATCCGCCAGATGCGGGAATCGCTCCTTGACGAACGGGAGAAATCGGCGCGCCGCCGCCGGCTTCAGAAATAGCGGACGCCACCAGACGGCGCTTGCGCCCGCCTTTTGCGCGGCGCGGATAACGTTTTCGATTCCGGCGGGATCGTCGCTGATAGCAGGAATCACCGGCATCATCAGCAGGTTGCATCGGATATTCGCGCGCGACAGCTCAAACAGCGCGCGGAGCCGCAATCCGGGCCGCGGCGCGCGCGGCTCCAGGACGCGCTGCAGCTTGCGATCGAGCGTGATCAGCGAAAAATTCACCGACAGTTTCGAGCGCCGATTGATCTTTTTCAGCAACTCCAGGTCGCGCGTGATGAGGCCCGATTTGGTCGTGATCGAGAGATTGAGGCCCGGCAGTTGCGCGAACACCTCGAGCATCGAGCGCGTGAGCCCGTACTTGCGCTCGGCCGGTTGATACGGATCGGTCGCGGTGCCGATTGCGATCGCGTCGGTGCCGATTGGCGTCCGCGAAAGCGTGCGCCCGAGCACTTCGGCCGCCATCCGCTTGACGAAGATGCGCCGCTCGAAGTCCATCGGATCGCGCAGTTCGAGGAATTCGTGGGTGTAGCGCGCGTAACAATAGACGCATCCGAACTCGCAGCCGCGATACGGGTTGATCGTCCAGCGGAACGGCATCCGCGGACTGTCGCATCGATTGAGGATGGTGCGGACGGGCATCTCGACGAACTCGACGTCCCGGATCCGGGGCAAATCCGCGGCGGGAGGCGAATAGAGCGGCAGTCTGGCGGCGGTGTTCATGACGGCAGCCTCGTCATCTTCGCTTTTTCTTCGCGCTCTGTCAATCGCGCATCATATCGCCTTGAGCGGCTTGGGGTCGCCTCGACGAATCAGGCGGTGTACATCAGGGCTTGACCGGACGACCCGGAGGGATTTGCGATGGCGACCAGCGGATACAAGTTTCGGGAGAAATACGGGGAATGGGCGCTGGTGACCGGCGCTTCGGCGGGAATTGGGCTCGAATTTGCGCGCGGGCTGGCGCGCGAGGGCATGTCGATCGTGCTGACGGCGCGGCGCGAGGATCGCCTCAACAGCCTCGCCGACGAATTGAAGCGGCAGTACCGAATCGAGACGCGCGTCGTCGCCGCCGACCTGGCCGAGCCCGACGGCGCCGACCGCCTGGCCGACGCGGTCGCGGACCTGCCGATCGCATTTCTCGTGAACAACGCGGGCTTCGGTTACGCGGGCCGGTTCGACAAGCTCGCGACCGAGCGGCTGCGCGCGATGGTGATCGTCAATTGCCTCGCGCCGGTGGTGCTGACCAGCCGGATTCTGCCCACGATGGTGCAGCGGGGGCGCGGCGCGGTGGTGATAGTCGGCAGCGTCGCGGGACGCCAGCCGCTGCCGCTGCACGCGGTCTATAGTGCAACCAAGGGCTTCGACCTGCTGCTCGGCGAAGCGCTATGGGGCGAACTGCGCGGCACCGGTATCGACGCGATCGTGATCGAGCCGGGGCCGACGAAGACCGAGTTTCAATCGGTGGCGGGCGAGAACGTCGGGCCCGATCACGGGGAGCCGGCGGAGAATGTCGTGCGCGTCACGTTCGACGCATTGGGCAAGCAGCCGAGCGTGATCTCGGGATGGTTCAACTGGGTGCGCGCGAATGCTACGCGCCTCGCGCCGCGCTCGACGGTCGCAATCCTCGCGAAGAAGGTGATCGAAGGCCAAACCCCCGTCGAGCTAAGGTAGGGACGCTGGCTGGTGCCTCATTTGAGCACTCTCGTCGATCTTCTTGCTAGAGCTAGAGAAAAAGATGTAGTCAGCGCTATGCGAGTGCTTTAGGCACATACTAAACTCCAAGGTCGAGACCCAGCGTGCCGACTGCCGATCGCAACCCAGGTGTAAACAGGACAAAGCCAGATCGCTGGAAGGCCGATATTCTTCGTTCGGTCGATATGTACAATGATTGGTTTATAAAGTTCGCTCCCTCCGCGTACCGCAAAACACGAATCAAGACAACCGAGGACGTTGAATCGACGCTGGCGAAAACGGCAAACCTGACGGATGTCAGCCCGGCCGTGCTAAGGCGGGAACCTGGTGTGCTCCCGACATTGCGTATGGCGACCTGCCCGCCACTAGCGGTCGACCGGTTGATCGGCCTCGCAGGGATTTCACGAAACTTGGTCGGCTGTATGGAGAGAGGCACGATTCCGCAACGCATGAACGCCACGTTGCTTGAGAGAGATCTCGATCGGATTGGCAGCA
This genomic stretch from Candidatus Binatus sp. harbors:
- a CDS encoding SDR family oxidoreductase, which encodes MATSGYKFREKYGEWALVTGASAGIGLEFARGLAREGMSIVLTARREDRLNSLADELKRQYRIETRVVAADLAEPDGADRLADAVADLPIAFLVNNAGFGYAGRFDKLATERLRAMVIVNCLAPVVLTSRILPTMVQRGRGAVVIVGSVAGRQPLPLHAVYSATKGFDLLLGEALWGELRGTGIDAIVIEPGPTKTEFQSVAGENVGPDHGEPAENVVRVTFDALGKQPSVISGWFNWVRANATRLAPRSTVAILAKKVIEGQTPVELR
- a CDS encoding radical SAM protein: MNTAARLPLYSPPAADLPRIRDVEFVEMPVRTILNRCDSPRMPFRWTINPYRGCEFGCVYCYARYTHEFLELRDPMDFERRIFVKRMAAEVLGRTLSRTPIGTDAIAIGTATDPYQPAERKYGLTRSMLEVFAQLPGLNLSITTKSGLITRDLELLKKINRRSKLSVNFSLITLDRKLQRVLEPRAPRPGLRLRALFELSRANIRCNLLMMPVIPAISDDPAGIENVIRAAQKAGASAVWWRPLFLKPAAARRFLPFVKERFPHLADRVDMFYGHAEYVPQAYDDRMRRIFDRIRRRYGFPITHEPDGPQPPIHADPPRQLSLI
- a CDS encoding magnesium transporter CorA family protein encodes the protein MLTLHSSTSQKEIIADLTAATMPDDAIWIDMLSPDAAETSFVERATGLHVPTLDELSEIESSSRLFSEAGALYLSTPIVFRADANDPRTTPVGFVLTRERLITVRFQALTALSTYVEHSAKATAASRTSTMIFVGLLDAIVDRMADVLELVAAALDSVAQRIFRNEVSTATSNHSPSREGASLREILRRIGRNADLTSKIRDSLLGIGRIAPYVMGAGADWIPAEASQRLRTIRRDVASLSDYDGHLNNKVQLLLDATLGLINIEQNNIIKVLTVVSVVGVPPTLVASIYGMNFKFIPEYGWSWGYPYGLALIALSAIVPLIWFKVRGWL